In a single window of the Deinococcus sp. NW-56 genome:
- a CDS encoding helix-turn-helix transcriptional regulator: MNRIREVMREQQRTFEQVAADAGVSVRTVYNAADGINSNRSTRKLIAAALGKDVDYLWPPQAPSSPAA, translated from the coding sequence ATGAACAGGATCAGAGAGGTCATGCGGGAGCAGCAGCGCACCTTCGAACAGGTTGCGGCCGACGCTGGCGTCTCGGTCCGCACGGTCTACAACGCGGCCGACGGCATCAACAGCAACCGGTCCACCCGAAAGCTGATCGCCGCCGCGCTGGGGAAAGACGTGGATTACCTCTGGCCGCCCCAAGCACCCTCCTCCCCCGCTGCCTGA
- a CDS encoding helix-turn-helix domain-containing protein, with translation MAGTETEVRRWLTDTREDLGLTQTEVDRRTRELGPKFRVSQSYLSQIESGTRPFTDLGPERMDALRRVYRISAEEWVRRTGVSLMTPDALEHPGGGESAPPPPLFPEYEVPPALQEAIELYGDKFPRLRSESVRRNLSLARYYEGSGPQTAADWLSYYLSIAKWIED, from the coding sequence ATGGCGGGAACGGAAACCGAAGTGCGTCGGTGGCTGACCGACACCCGTGAAGACCTGGGGCTGACCCAGACCGAAGTGGACCGGCGCACCCGGGAACTGGGGCCGAAGTTCAGGGTCAGCCAGTCGTATCTCTCGCAGATCGAGAGCGGGACTCGGCCGTTCACGGACCTGGGGCCGGAGCGGATGGACGCCCTGCGGCGGGTGTACCGGATCTCAGCAGAAGAGTGGGTGCGGCGCACGGGGGTCTCGCTGATGACCCCGGATGCCCTGGAGCATCCAGGCGGTGGGGAGTCGGCGCCCCCGCCGCCCCTCTTCCCGGAGTACGAAGTGCCGCCCGCCCTTCAGGAGGCCATCGAGCTTTACGGTGACAAGTTCCCCCGGCTCCGGAGCGAGAGTGTGCGCCGGAACCTCTCGCTCGCCCGGTACTACGAGGGGAGTGGCCCGCAGACGGCGGCGGATTGGCTGTCCTACTACCTCAGCATCGCCAAGTGGATCGAGGACTGA